The genomic segment TCTCAAGGcaacagagccgggagaacagctgatgctgagcagtatatatatacaacgtatatctactgccccagcaagaacttacagtgagcctgcaatgtatatacagtatacacattgctggctcacttaaccccttgctgagttgTGCGCTAAGCCAGTCCAGCAAGGAAAGCGTTAAATTACACTGcgggacagtgtaggttaaccctttgggtggtacacagtatatacagctatctatagatagctgtatatagtgtatacagaagatgaagaagtccacttacctccctccagtccctgcgggtccgtgtagctccgccccctagtgatgacatcattaagggcggagctacagacgggatccaggctggtaagggtataaggctctgttaataTTGTCCGTTTtcgataatgtgaacagacctttctgtcagtgtctacccagacagggagactccagctgttgctaaactacaactcccagcatgcccagacagcaaaaggctgtctgggcatgctgggaggtgtagttttgcgccAATTGGagactccctgtttgggaagacattgcattatgggcgctctcccctgcggagaacgcaaaaaaaaaatttctaacccatttttttgtgttttttttcttcttgtttcagatccgtgtatgcagaggattacggtggaTTACGATGGATGAAATtgattaattttaataaaatggttaatgagggctgtggggggagtgtttaaaataaaataaatttttccaatgtgttgtgtttttttttttattgaatattcaggcttagtaatggaggctgtctaatagacggaatcaattactaagccggggcttagtgttagccccaaaaacagctagtgctaacccccaattattaccctggtaaccaccgccacaggggtgcaggGAAGAGCCGTACCGGCCcgtagcatcaaaaatggcgctcctgggcctaggtggtaacagactggtgttatttaggctggggatgaccagtaacaatggtcctcgcccaccctggtaacgtcaggctgttgctgctttgttggtatctggctgatactgaatatacagggaaccctatgcattttttttcataaattaaaaatgaacaaaaaaaaaaaaaacacacatagggttccccctattttcagtatcagccagataccaatcaagcagcaacagcctgacgttaccagggtgggaaaggaccattgttactggccctccccagcctaaataacgccagcctgttaccgcctaggcccaggagcgccatttttgccaCTCcgtgcctgttggtaccggcacttcccagcacccctgtggcggtgggtactgaggtaataattgggggttagcgccagctgtttttccgtctattagacagcctccattaataagcctgaatattcaataaaaaaaaaaacacacaacacataggaaaaattattttattttaaaaacactcccccacagccctcgttaaccattttattaaaataaaataatcaagTTCATccatcgtaatccatcgaatctgccgtaatactctgcatacacggatctgaaatgagaaaaaaaaaaaaagatgggttaggacattttttgcgctctctgctggggagagtgcccataatgcaatgtctacctaaaaaGGGAGCCTCAaattgatgcaaaactacaactcccagcatgcccagacagccttaggctgtcggggcatgctgggagtggtagtttagcaaccgctggagtctccctgtctcggtagacactggcagaagggtctgttcgcattatccaaaatggacaaagtgaacagagcttcagacttactagccttgatcccgtctgtagctccgccccctaatgatgtaatcactaggggcggagctacacagacccggctgtgacagaaacgagggaggtaagtggacctcctattctgtatacactatatacagctatctatagaaagctgtatattctgtatacctccCAAAGGggatataggagcagggagtcctgtcagtctggtgacaggattcccgactcctgtatagtatacacgggtacactatgacCCCCTGGACCGGGCgttcagcatccgacccacagagtggtacccagaagaCCGTGAAAAAACTGCAAAAGGGTACAAATTgcgctgtttccacacaccttttttatttatttttttttttttttgggtgtacaaaaaattaaaaaaatggaaacctagcctgaagggttaatctattaaaaaaaataagcaggtttataaaaatattttttttaaaacaggtaccctttaaaggaaacaAATTCAGTTTCTTGGGAAGACTAAGAAATTCCATTTTTCAGAGAATCTCCCACGTGGTCTTTTGAAAACCCTTCCATGAACCTGAATCTTTGACAATAAATAGTCACAGCTTGTACCTTTGGATGATTCAGAAGTAGATCTGCAGCTTCTTCAAAATATTCCAGCTGTAATTTTTGAAATGATCGTGGTAAATCAGAATATCCAAAATATGCAAGAGCGAGAACCACGAATCCACGGCTGGCAAGTAGACTTGCCCGGTATTCTGCAAGGCCTCCAGCTCCACCATACAGGTCTATTATACCAGGGTATGATCCTTTTCCATCTACAATTTTAGATAATACAAGTGCATGGTAATAGTTTGTGGTTTTATATTTTGTCATTGAATTAACATTGATAGATCAGCAATAACAAAAAAAAGCCTAAAAAATTTGAGGTACTGCTCACTGTTCtagaatatgtatatatagtccGGTTCCTAAACCCCTAGTTGTACAGGATTCTTACAGTCATCTTGTAAGAAAAAGAATAGAATAGACAAGCTTCCATAAGGGAAGTTTCGGGACTACAGTAGGTAAATATGAAAATGTTCAAACTTTATtccaaaaagatttaaaaaaatatgaggTTTGGGTGGACTACAAGTACCAATAAAACCAATGTGTTTTGGAAATTCTTTTCAAggtcaaagattttttttttcgaaaGCATTGCAGGGAGTATAACATAGTGTGGGGTCTCTGAAGCCCCgttttctcctatgatgcagcTCTGTGCCACTCTGTCCCCCGAATCTGTATGCAGTCAAACGGCTCATCAATACATGGCTGCCTATGGAGAAGCAGTGGAGGCCCCACAGTAATGTACAGTATTTCCTTCCATAAGTAGTGCTCCTTTGTTTTTAGAACTAGAGACAAGGTTCCAAAATAGAAATTCTGGCACACCAGTAGGAAAATATACAAATGTTCAAGCTTTATTCCAacatgattaaaaataaaaataaaacggaCTATAAGTACAAATAAaaccaatacagtggtccctcaacatatgatattaattggttccaggagaaccatcatatgttgaaaccatcatatgtcgagtacatatgtctatgtaaaaatggcaattggttctggggcctcagaaccattgtatgttgaatccatatctctatgggaaactgctaattggttctgggatgaccattgtatgtggagtgtttaacaaaccagggggcctccagctgttgcacaactacaactcccagcatgcatgtacagccattgactgtctgggcatgctgggagttatagttttgcaacagctggaggcacactaatagggaaacattgatgtagggagtgtatagtgtgtatatgtattgtatgtgatgtgtgacatcgcatacagtactgtacagttctttaaataccttcaggggggacagaatgtcctccattacgatcctgccgactacagctctataggaaaggaaggggagggcagccagcagctcattggatgcctgcagcaagatgctgcaggctattggctatggctgcactggggggggggggcttacacggagctcacagtggaagcctgcgtgaggtagcaggacagcatgtgagtaacaggaggcagaacggggcacacggggcacattatacaactatctgtcagttggtgaagttgtcagcgctgtcagatagctgtttgtacgatggccccgacacacagcagcattatatgtcaaggctgccttcaacatacgatgggctctgttgaaatgatcatatgttggggccatcataagtcgaggggtcactgtatgttttTTTGACCTTGATAAAGGATTTCCAAAATTTTTCCAAATGAGAAGATCGAATGCTTACATTCACTAACAAGCAGCGATCTTAAAAAGTGTTTGGAATATGgatatataaagtatattagaattgTTTTAAGACTGAAGACGAAGCTGAAAAATGGAACAAAACTGAcagatacatataaaatataaaatccaGCCTTTAATATTTAGTTCATTTGGAAATTACCTGTAGGATAAAATAAAGTGCCTCTAATCCTCCCTTCTTGgatttggtttttttgtattcctggGGCCATATGCCATCTTGTACATGTCTTGGTTAGAGTTGGCTCTGGATCAGGAGATAATCCCAATGACAAACCATCAAACAGGTCCACAGTGTACTGGAACGGGCAGTTTTCAACATCTTTTTTCACAGGACTTTGAAATGGTTTTAATGGTTTCAAGGACCAAACAAGACCCATGGGGTGCACGCCTTGGTAGGTGCCTCCTAATGCAGCTGTTTTATCTAAGTTGACTTCTCCTACATTGTTCGCTTCAAAGAAAGCCCTTGATTGGAAGATATGACCCCTGTCATCCTTAAGCGTTAAGCGAATTGTTACTTTTTGGGAAGGTTGGAGTCCTGTGACTTTAATTTGCATGGGATCATCAGCCAGAGCTTTCTCAGGAACCACAGACAGGGTGGCCATCTTTGGAAGATTAAAATAGTCCTTATAAAACCTTTAAAAGAAAGACACAAAAAGTTTAAAATATCTACACAGTGTAATGCCCAAGTTTCCCCAAAGTTTACTGCTGACTGCGAGGAGTGTGTTCTAATCAGCTTATTGTCAAGGGACCCTTCTAACAAGTAGTGATTGCTCAAAGAGGAAAACTACTCTTATCTAAAAAGAACATATCTTAGAACATATTGTAGAATATATCTAAAAAGAAAGAGTATATACCACGCAGTGAAAAGCGGACACCATAGCAAATATTGAAAAGGAGCTCCTATTATGACATCTCATATTGGGGTTGTTTTGCAATTAAGATCTGCAGGGGTCcacctgctgggacccccacaaactCTAGAATGGGGTCCTACTTTTCTGTCAAAACTGAGCTATCTCCAGTAGCAACCAATAAATAGCACACACAATGTATTACAGAAAGATAACAGTAGAAAGTTAAAGACCctatgctctacagtacacataGGAAAAAGGCTTAATGTTTAATTAAGAGAGAGGCCCCATTGAGAGAAGGGTTTGGGGGTCCTTAATCTGGAGTCACAggggtgattttttttataacctgTTCAGAGCACcagtaacccatagcaaccaatcaaattggttCTTTTATTttcagcaatctaattggttgctataggcaactggtcaacattttatCTTAACAAGTTTTGATTACTCTCCCCCATGTCCTAGCAGCTCATAGGCCATGGGCCTAAAGGGCCTGCAGCCTATGAGAGTAAATGATAAGTCAGGAATAGTTCAGGGGAGGAGAGAAGGCTGAAGACCAAGTCATCCAACAGCATTTTGACAGATTTCACTCTGAACAAGACAGAGCAGttcacactatacagtatgtgaaGCATGCAAACTGCAGAAAAGAAACTAAACATaattttaagtttaaaaatgaTGTTTTAACACCTTAATaatcaaaaataataaagaaactcAAAAAGGTCTGCatggccttttaaccccttaaggactcagcccattttggccttaaggactttgagggacatttatcaatgtttgcttatgtattcttttttttagtaattttttccttactttttttttgcttatgtgtgacgtatttatcaactggtttcagcctgttgataattttctttcatgtaagcaatttttccttttttactttggtagtagctttttctgctccatgtttgagctggagtaaatttagtcaatttttaacgctgttgcgacttttttttgcgcagttgcgactgtcgcagttaataaatacctgactacccatagtccattttaaaattattactacatagtaaattttaggaaaacttgcttttctcgctttccagtcaaaatgtcgcacgaaaaatcgtgtagtcgcagttgcgacaattttgcgacaattttagtaaacaaaacctgactaaacccgttgataaatgtccatataaatttttacgttttcattttttcctcctcgccttctaaaaatcataactcttatattttcatccacagactagtatgagggcttgttttttgtgcgaccagttgtcctttgtaatgacatcactcattatatcataaaatgtatggcgcaaccaaaaaacactatttttgtggggaaattaaaacgaaaaatgaaattttgctaattttggaaggttttgttttcacgccgtacaatttatggtaaaaatgacatgtgttctttattctgagggtcaacacgattaaaatgatagccattattacatacttttatattattgttgcgcttaaaaaaaatcacaaactttttaaccaaattagtacgtttataatccctttatttggatgacctataactttttatttttccgtataagcggcggtatgggggctcattttttgcgtcatgatctgtacttttttttgataccacatttgcatataaaaaacttttaatacattttttataatttttttaaaataaaatgtattaaaaaagtaggaattttggatttttttttccgttcacgccgttcaccgtacgggatcattaacattttattttaatagttcggacatttacgcacgtggcgataccaaatatgtctataaaaaaaaaaattacgctttttgggggtaaaataggaaaaaaacggacgttttacttttttattgggggaggggatttttcacttttttttttacttttacatttttttacattttttttttaccatgattgctaatactgatctgttctatgtataggacatagaacagatcagtgttttcggtgatcttctgctctggtctgctcgatcacagaccagagcaggagacgcggggagccggacggaggaaggagaggggacctccgtgcggcgttctgaatgatcggatccccgcagcagcgctgcgggcgatccgatcattcattcaaatcacgcactgccgcagatgccgggatctgtattgatcccagcacctgaggggttaatggtggacgcccgcgagattgcgggcAACGGCCATTGcttgcgggtccctggctgcaatcagcagctgggatcagccgcgcatgacacgggcatcgctccgatgcccgcggttatgcacagggcgtaaatgtacgtcctggtgcgttaagtaccaccgcaccaggacgtacatttacgtcctgcgtccttaaggggttaagtaattggTTCATTTACTTTTATTCTGCTGACACCTATAGACTGTAGAGTTAAATGcagctacagtgatccctcaacttacaatggcctcaacatacaatagtttcaacatacaaggtttttttctggaccattgtaactggaaaccagactcaacatacaatgctatggaatctgcgaaacgtgtcaatggctggaataaccgaccaatcagaatggatatttcactggtaaaacccctgtattcctaaagtgtatgcaattactggtgtctggtagcaccccctacagtacagggaggtattatgtgttctgtactctttacctgtaccagggttagctgatcctttggacatcaggtccAAAGGgcgggcggctccattttcctttttttaggacattgtgtactgtacaggacccggaaaaatctcctgtcctctacataggccagtgtttcccaaagagggtgcctccagctgttgcaaaactacaactcccagcatgcccggacagccaaaggctgtccgggcatgcttgaagttgtagttttgcaacagctggaggctccctggttgggaaacacggaaatagacagtgatcggaaaatgaaaacattttttaattattttcactaaaatgctcgtgttaccccaaatttttcatgttcacaagggaaaataggaaaaaagcccccccaaaatttgtaaccccatttcttctgcgtaagaaaataccccatatgtggatgtaaagtgctctgcgggtgcactacaatgctcagaagagaaaatttgtccggaattgaaggccatgtgtgtttacaaagcccccatagtgccagaacaatggacccccccacatgtgaccccattttggaaactacacccctcatgtaatgtaataaggggtgcagtgagcatttacgccccacaggtgtctgacagatttttggaacagtggtccgtgaaaatgaaaaattttatttttcatttgcacagcccactgttccaaagatctgtcaaacgccagtgaa from the Hyla sarda isolate aHylSar1 chromosome 8, aHylSar1.hap1, whole genome shotgun sequence genome contains:
- the LOC130284273 gene encoding acyl-coenzyme A amino acid N-acyltransferase 1-like, giving the protein MATLSVVPEKALADDPMQIKVTGLQPSQKVTIRLTLKDDRGHIFQSRAFFEANNVGEVNLDKTAALGGTYQGVHPMGLVWSLKPLKPFQSPVKKDVENCPFQYTVDLFDGLSLGLSPDPEPTLTKTCTRWHMAPGIQKNQIQEGRIRGTLFYPTDGKGSYPGIIDLYGGAGGLAEYRASLLASRGFVVLALAYFGYSDLPRSFQKLQLEYFEEAADLLLNHPKVSMPKVGVLGVSKGAEIALVLASFLPQIGATVSINGTCSVYGGTIYRDGEVLIKGTPYRQEKMVITAEGLLKVAGFYESPTSYIPVERAQGHILFVAGESDQYYNSKHFAESALSRMRKQGQSNGRMISYAGAGHLIEPPGFPFCWASHLRGHNIPIIWGGEMIPHCEAEKSIWKELQLFFLQHLNLSSNL